The segment caCGTGGGTCTCTTTAAGCCAATAGTACCAAGAGGTTGGTTTAGTTATGGTCCCAATTCAATCCAAAGTGTCTATATCTTTTGCACATTTCGTTGTAGCATTTATCCTGCCCCTAACTCTTTCGGGATTGATAGGTATCATAACTCACAATATGTGGATGAACGGCATCGGCATAGATATGAGGTaggtttttaaagtttatctGGCTGCGAAGTTTGATACTTGGGAAGGTTTGACACGActaaaatcattattttgcAGGTAAATCCAGAGTTCATCGGGACATTTGAAGAAGCTGGCCTGAAATTTGTTGGGAAGGATGAGACTGGAAATCGAATGGAGGTAGGGTTCCCATTCGTGAGATGTTCTAGTTTTCACTCATCGTCAGGTGTTATGATGTCATTCCTGCACCGGCAATTTCAAGTCATTAGGTGCTAGGCCATTACTGGTCTGAATCAAATACGTAAATTAATGAGATCTTATGCATCTCTTTTTTCTCCAGATTTTAGAGCTTCCAAGCCATCCCTTCTATGTGGGTGTACAATTTCATCCAGAATTTAAATCTCGGCCCAGGAGGCCGTCGCCTGTCTTTCTAGGTAAATTCTGTTCTAAAATTCCGCATTACCCTGTTGTCTCTGTTTCCCATTAAAATGTAAAAGAGAACTCCCACTACAAGCAGCAGTGACATGCCTAATAACATTTTCAATGCTTCAAGTGctattttaatgtattttccCTCTCTTTGCTATTGAAATcatgatataatattaacTTTTATAACTCTACTTTTGAAGGTTTTATACTGGCAGCAACGGGGCAGTTGGACTTATATCTCGAAAAGCAACAAAATGGAAGTTGATGCATAATTTATCACTAGTTATTCCTACTACATTCTTTCAAGGTAAACCAACTTCTTATAAGTTTATTTCTTCTTGTCCACTGgcagaaacaaaaatatgacCCATTTTTCTGTTATCCTAAaaattgttaggaatcacgactctccacgatggtatgatattgttcactttaagcataagctctcatggcaatggagatagtattcctcacttataaacccatgatcttccactaaattaactaaattaaccaacgtgggactcgctcccaataatcctcaacaaaaatTTCCCCTTCTGATACACTTTTCTTTTGCAGAAAAGGAACTCGATTCTTTTTGCTGGGTTAAATGTGTACTATGAGGATGAACTCCAATATGAGGTGTTTTATGCAAGTAGCTGTCCGGTATAAAGTAGTCGTATCAAAGACTATACAAGTAATTGTAGTGGGATACAGAAGATTGTGTTCTTCGCAATTATAGCGTTTTGACATCCTCCGAGTTGGCACGAGCTTAGTTTTCCGGTgaagtgtttttgtttttttttccttttctagtTCTTTGCACCCCCAACACAATTTAGCTCTCTAGCATACAAGTATCTTGATTTAAGTGTAGTATGGACGAGACAAACATGTGGAAAACTGAAAAAGGATTGTATTTATACTATTTATCAAGTAGAACTTCGTTTAGTTTTAATCCTTCTTGTATCGTCCCCGTCTTGATCGATTGGCGATACTTGGGGAATGCCAGAAGCCATTTTTTGGctcttctttttgtcttttcaaTTACAGCTTCGGTCGTTGAACTTTGTTTAAGCGTTTAGCTTAAGCGTTCGTTTGATTTTCATGTTAGGctaatttcttctttataaaattGGTTTTAGAGTTTGATCTGTACTTAAATTTGCTCTTTATTCAAGGAATGGCAATACCTCATTTTaaggaacagaaaaaaaaaagatagaacaCCCAAGAACTGTAACGGATGAATCTTATTGTATGcatatttataaaatcaactttcaaaattcataAGCAAAACTCTCGTTTCAATGATTTTTATCATATTGCGAAAATGAAATCTGTCTTTGCATTTTCATTTGCTCATAGAACTCAGCTATGAACTTCTCAGCTCTCAAATCAAtcccattttcttccacttcttcttcatcctcttgTTCCTCCCCACCATCATATCCCGAACTTCTCCGCTCGCTACCCTGGCTATAAACTTCACTACCATCATCGTCACTGTCACAGTCGTCTTCAAACTCGTATTCAAAATCAACCGTCTCCGGAGTAATGCAGGGTATGTGGAATCGCATGGAGGTAGGACGATGCATCTTTATGTGAAAAACAGGCGTTTCGTCGAAGGAAAGCTCGTGATCACCATAATGTAGGTGACCACGGGGCGTTGAGTGGCCAAGCGTCTTGATGAACTTGGGGACAAGGCGGAGGTGATCCATGAGAAACCTCCGCTTGAAAACGCCACCTTTTCTAGCCCATATGATTGCTAGACGAAGAAAGTTCCATGCTCTACGACCCACATTGCTGTTTTTCCTTGGcattttgaagaagaagaagaagaagaagaagaacagaacaaaaacGAGAGAGGTTTCAGGTTTTGATCGAATTTTAGTTGGAGGAGTTTTAGATTTGTGTTTGGTGGAAAAAGAAGGcgaaatgatttatttatacgAAGCATGGAATTTTGTACGCGTCGAACGGGGTTTTGTGGGCGGTGGCGTCTGGTGGGGGAACACGGCTGTACGCGCTATAAACCAACCTGGatacatattattttatatatttttattactattattcatattttatccTAAATTGCTATTTTACCCGTGTTTTTCCTtcaattacaagtttagtctcttaattttaaagtttgcGTTTATGTCCTTCAACTTTTGTCTAATGAATTTTTAACCCAATCAAATGGAACTTtaaatcttcaatttcatgTACAGTATCTTAGATGAACATGACTCTCACAATAGgaaatgattatgagtttataatctagaaatactatcttcattagtacgaggcattttggagaaccccaaagcaaagtcgtattctaaatttaaaaaaatttaaaaactaaatttgtaacTATTGAAAATACAAGGACCCGATAGAcacaaacattaaatttaatgtaatttatcgtatttttttgtttctaacaAAATAACTAATGCATTCTCGTTTGTGAAGGGGTATAAACATtgtaaattgaattaaataaaatcatcaaccaattaaatattatttagtttatgaaatgtttgaaaaatatgaatttgtatGGGAGTTTATATAACTTGTATATAGACAATCAATTCAAGAAatctatatattaatttaatttgtaagttTCTGATTTAAGAAGTTAATTGGGATTTTTAAGCCTAGTTTAAGTTtattaataacttttaaaataattgctgtcaattatatttttttaaaaataaaagttgaattaaaaagaaaattataaattaatattaaattgttgtAAATAATCAATATTactaaacaataaaaatggttatttaaaaaaaaaaaaacaccaaaaattACCTTGGAAGGtaagttttgtttatttgatttttccccttctttcttGAAGAATGCTAAAAttaatcttgaaaaaaaagaaaatcatttagTAAAAGTATGTATTTTTCACCCTTAAATTAGAAGTAATTACcaccaaaatttaatttttagttttttatctattaaaaaaaataatattttgaattttatggaacaaaaatttatttttatgtttaatagatgagttaatttttattaaataaaacataataaatttgGCTGCcaatcacaaatttaaaattgagaattaaatctataatttaataattaaaaaatgaatgaataatacaaattaattagatatttaataaatataaaaaatttgaaaagaaatagtgTATGATTAGACAGCCAACTGGTGCCACCAGCTGTGTTTTGAGTTAAATCCAATTCAAATTGAAATAGAGCCGTTTGAACCTATAGCCatgtttcttccttttgtctttttcttcctttttatttatttatttaatatatatatatatatatatatatatatacatacactaATTCTACGACACTcagtaaataaaagatatataatTGAACTGAGAAtacttcatcttaaaatattttttaaattattaaataaaatttttaaaaaatcactattattctttaattttgatttaaaaagaaaaaaaaagaagttaatttaaaaattatttatataaaatatttatttaattaaacatCAAAACCGTGTTCTGGAAGCTCTTCTCACTTTCAATTATTGTGATTCAAAATCtctgtattattattttttttaattttaaataaatttctcaatttccAATGATTAGCCATTTTAAGCGGaaaatatttggttttttttttttttttttttttttaaatttaaaaaattgaagagttGACCAAATAAGGTCAAACCAAAGAAAACAGCCGATTTGTTGTTCATTACGCGACTTGGCTGCCACTCAGATCCATAATTTTTGTCTctcttattattaattattctaaatttcatagaattattttttttttgtcttttatttcttttaaaatatctattttaatctataaaaaatatgtatattttagCTCTTCTAATTTGTCCTTAGTATATAATTAAGATGGGTAAATATATTATACcacaaaaaattttatttttagtattaaCGTGTGACTAGAAATGGAAAgatgttacattttttattaggCATTTAACAGCTTAGACGTCCcgaaaactattaaaattatcCTTATAGATACTACATAGTATGAATATTttgtccatttatttattgactGTGTCAATGAaaattgacgtgggatctactaatattaaaaaatatttaaaaagataaaa is part of the Cucurbita pepo subsp. pepo cultivar mu-cu-16 chromosome LG12, ASM280686v2, whole genome shotgun sequence genome and harbors:
- the LOC111807760 gene encoding uncharacterized protein LOC111807760, producing MPRKNSNVGRRAWNFLRLAIIWARKGGVFKRRFLMDHLRLVPKFIKTLGHSTPRGHLHYGDHELSFDETPVFHIKMHRPTSMRFHIPCITPETVDFEYEFEDDCDSDDDGSEVYSQGSERRSSGYDGGEEQEDEEEVEENGIDLRAEKFIAEFYEQMKMQRQISFSQYDKNH